Proteins found in one Anaerolineae bacterium genomic segment:
- the infA gene encoding translation initiation factor IF-1 encodes MNPKKEEPRKKRETLEMDGTVIQALPNAMFKVKLDTGHEVLAHVSGKMRMYYIHVLVGDRVRVELSPYDLTRGRIVYRYK; translated from the coding sequence ATGAACCCTAAGAAAGAAGAGCCCAGGAAGAAAAGGGAAACCCTGGAGATGGATGGCACTGTAATCCAGGCCTTACCCAATGCCATGTTCAAAGTCAAGCTTGACACAGGCCATGAAGTCCTCGCCCACGTTTCAGGCAAAATGCGCATGTACTATATCCACGTGTTAGTAGGCGACAGGGTAAGGGTTGAGCTTTCACCCTACGATTTAACCCGAGGGCGAATTGTTTACCGATATAAGTAA
- a CDS encoding DNA translocase FtsK gives MRGIDFGKIRGAGPYALMALGILSFISVMPWEGGIITNWFGKGWRFLFGLGAVPASFLFAFSGWSLRKKDPPWRLIAGLELCLFSSLALIHLLWPTPDPLSLAYQGGGGGYVGWAISSSFAGIGGKWGGAMALLAFVFLGINLIASQRPAPTPEPSTQRRPKPSPAKSKAQPPLPERPPPQPAKDLPPMELLNPPRAAKAKELDLERKAQLLERTLANFNIPAKVVAINPGPVVTQFGVEPGFVEKMGKDGKVQRTRVRVAQIVALADDIALALSAAPIRIEAPVPGRPYIGIEVPNQNPALVTLREVMESREFRQDKSPLKLALGRGVSGAPVVADLASMPHLLIAGATGSGKSVCINSIVVCLVSQHPPERLRLILVDPKRVELVHFNGLPHLLGSVIVEVGEAIKALNWLVKEMGIRYEEFARVGARNLEEYNAGHPPEPMPWIVLIVDELADLMLAAPDEVEGKLTRLAQLSRATGIHIVLSTQRPSVDVITGLIKANFPARISFLVTSQVDSRVILDTAGAERLLGKGDMLFLPPDRPYPIRVQGCYVSKEEVKKVVDFWRARRPFEASAFAPWSREIPEEEEDELVREALGLLASHQRLSISLLQRKLRLGYPKAARLMETLEEKGYVRYDENLRAYIPMKGGESDEP, from the coding sequence ATGAGGGGGATTGATTTCGGGAAAATTAGAGGCGCAGGCCCCTACGCTTTGATGGCTCTGGGCATACTGAGCTTTATAAGCGTTATGCCCTGGGAGGGGGGAATAATAACGAACTGGTTCGGCAAAGGATGGCGATTCCTCTTCGGGTTAGGGGCTGTGCCGGCCTCTTTCCTCTTTGCCTTTTCGGGGTGGAGTCTTCGGAAAAAGGATCCCCCCTGGAGGCTGATAGCAGGCCTTGAACTTTGCCTCTTCTCCTCCTTGGCTCTGATTCACCTTCTCTGGCCTACTCCTGACCCACTGAGCCTGGCCTATCAGGGCGGAGGGGGAGGTTACGTAGGGTGGGCTATATCTTCCTCTTTTGCAGGCATCGGAGGAAAATGGGGTGGCGCTATGGCCCTTCTGGCTTTTGTTTTCCTCGGAATAAACCTGATAGCTTCCCAGCGTCCGGCCCCAACCCCCGAACCTTCTACCCAGCGCCGTCCGAAACCCTCTCCTGCGAAGTCTAAAGCTCAGCCTCCATTGCCTGAGAGACCACCCCCTCAGCCCGCAAAGGACCTTCCACCCATGGAGCTCCTTAACCCTCCCAGAGCCGCTAAGGCAAAGGAACTGGACCTGGAACGGAAAGCTCAACTTCTGGAAAGGACCCTTGCCAACTTCAACATTCCGGCTAAGGTCGTGGCCATAAACCCTGGGCCTGTGGTCACTCAGTTCGGAGTTGAGCCGGGGTTTGTGGAAAAGATGGGTAAAGATGGAAAGGTTCAGCGTACACGGGTGAGGGTAGCCCAGATAGTAGCCCTGGCCGATGACATAGCTCTGGCCCTCTCGGCAGCTCCCATCCGCATAGAAGCACCCGTTCCAGGCCGCCCCTACATTGGCATTGAGGTCCCTAACCAGAACCCAGCTCTGGTAACCCTGCGGGAAGTGATGGAGAGCAGGGAGTTCCGCCAGGACAAATCCCCCTTAAAGCTGGCTCTGGGGAGAGGGGTATCGGGAGCGCCGGTGGTGGCGGATCTTGCTTCCATGCCCCACCTTTTAATAGCTGGAGCTACGGGCTCTGGCAAAAGCGTGTGCATTAATTCCATCGTGGTCTGTCTTGTAAGCCAGCACCCTCCTGAAAGGCTTCGCCTGATCCTGGTGGACCCAAAGCGGGTGGAACTTGTCCACTTCAATGGCCTCCCACACCTTCTTGGCTCGGTAATCGTGGAGGTTGGGGAGGCTATAAAGGCTCTGAACTGGCTCGTGAAAGAGATGGGGATAAGGTATGAAGAGTTTGCCAGGGTGGGGGCCAGAAACCTGGAAGAGTATAATGCTGGTCACCCTCCGGAACCAATGCCCTGGATAGTGCTCATAGTGGATGAGCTGGCAGACCTCATGTTGGCAGCCCCCGATGAGGTGGAGGGGAAGCTCACGCGTCTGGCCCAGCTCAGCAGGGCTACGGGAATACACATTGTCTTGAGCACCCAGAGGCCCAGTGTGGATGTTATAACCGGCCTTATAAAAGCCAACTTTCCAGCCCGCATAAGTTTCCTGGTCACCAGCCAGGTAGATTCAAGGGTTATCTTGGACACAGCCGGGGCTGAGCGTCTCCTGGGGAAGGGAGACATGCTCTTCCTCCCACCCGACCGCCCTTATCCGATACGGGTTCAAGGCTGCTACGTATCAAAGGAGGAAGTGAAAAAGGTGGTGGATTTCTGGCGAGCCAGGAGGCCCTTTGAGGCGTCAGCTTTTGCCCCGTGGAGCAGGGAAATTCCGGAAGAGGAAGAAGACGAACTTGTGAGAGAAGCCCTTGGGCTTTTGGCTTCCCACCAGCGTTTATCCATATCCCTTTTGCAACGCAAGCTGCGGCTTGGCTACCCTAAAGCTGCTCGCCTCATGGAAACCTTGGAAGAGAAAGGCTATGTCCGCTACGACGAAAACCTCAGGGCCTATATACCCATGAAAGGAGGGGAATCCGATGAACCCTAA
- a CDS encoding S1 RNA-binding domain-containing protein produces the protein MEMENFMDEAAKFTPPADWEEVEQLYQAGAVLELPIVGYNRGGFVVQFNSIKGFVPFSQVSFIPYGLSPKERLSFVAGWVGERVKVKIIEVDRHRNRLVLSEREALLEKDGEAFWQRVRPGQVLKGIVTSLRPFGAFVELGGLEGLVHISEISWNRIEHPSQVLKPGQEVDVLVMDVSPQERKIALSIKRLQPDPWVGVEERYRVGQIVKGKVTNVVDFGVFVEVERGLEGLIHVSELAEGNFIHPRNVVEEGDEVIAQVLEVDEKNRKLGLSTRRVPHSIIRKR, from the coding sequence ATGGAAATGGAAAACTTCATGGATGAAGCTGCAAAGTTTACACCACCCGCCGATTGGGAAGAAGTGGAACAGCTGTATCAGGCCGGAGCTGTCCTGGAATTACCGATAGTCGGGTATAACCGCGGAGGCTTTGTAGTCCAGTTCAACAGTATCAAGGGATTTGTCCCCTTCTCCCAGGTTTCCTTCATCCCCTACGGCCTTTCCCCCAAAGAAAGACTTTCCTTCGTGGCCGGGTGGGTAGGGGAAAGGGTAAAAGTCAAAATAATTGAAGTGGACCGCCACCGCAACAGGCTTGTTCTATCGGAAAGGGAGGCCCTTCTGGAAAAAGATGGGGAAGCCTTCTGGCAGAGGGTACGCCCGGGCCAGGTCCTAAAGGGCATCGTAACCTCCCTCAGGCCTTTCGGCGCCTTTGTGGAGCTCGGTGGCCTTGAGGGCCTTGTCCACATTTCCGAGATTTCCTGGAACAGGATCGAGCACCCCTCCCAGGTTTTGAAGCCGGGCCAGGAGGTGGATGTTCTGGTCATGGATGTAAGCCCTCAGGAAAGGAAGATAGCTCTGAGCATAAAGAGGCTCCAGCCTGACCCCTGGGTTGGGGTTGAAGAACGGTATAGAGTGGGTCAGATTGTCAAAGGGAAAGTGACCAATGTGGTAGATTTTGGGGTCTTTGTGGAGGTAGAGAGAGGGCTTGAAGGTCTCATCCATGTCTCCGAGCTGGCCGAAGGCAACTTTATTCACCCCCGCAACGTGGTGGAGGAAGGAGACGAAGTTATAGCCCAGGTTCTGGAAGTGGACGAAAAGAACCGCAAGCTTGGCCTCAGCACAAGGAGGGTTCCCCATTCTATCATCAGGAAAAGATGA